A genomic window from Salvia splendens isolate huo1 chromosome 11, SspV2, whole genome shotgun sequence includes:
- the LOC121755577 gene encoding presequence protease 1, chloroplastic/mitochondrial-like isoform X1, translating into MERAVLLRSFSSSSPASSVLASTRFFSRSAHRLARLPRRHRLLPAAHRGSLLGRHIGLISPACRPSIHLKGQFCPLSVRAVATSSAQPSSDTLGADDEVAEKLGFEKVTEEFIDECKSRAVLYKHKKTGAEIMSVSNDDENKVFGIVFRTPPKDSTGIPHILEHSVLCGSRKYPLKEPFVELLKGSLHTFLNAFTYPDRTCYPVASTNTKDFYNLVDVYLDAVFFPKCVEDVKTFQQEGWHYELNDPSEDITYKGVVFNEMKGVYSQPDSILGRASQQALFPDNTYGVDSGGDPQVIPNLTFEEFKEFHRKYYHPSNARIWFYGDDDANERLCILSGMHISFCVIIGVFLFNRLWKPCVKLIAPRLFPHTFAEYLDMFEANSAPEESKVNYQKLFAEPVRIVEKYPATDGDDMKKKHMVCLNWLLSEKPLDLETELALGFLDHLMTGTPASPLRKILLESGLGDAIVGGGIEDELLQPQFSLGLKGVSEDDIHKVEELILNTLRKLADEGFPSEAVEASMNTIEFSLRENNTGSFPRGLALMLRSMGKWIYDMDPFVPLKYQEPLQALKVRIAEEGSKAIFAPLIEKFILNNPHRVTIEMQPDPEMASRDEAAEKENLEKVKARMTEEDLAELARATHELKLKQETPDPPEALKCVPSLSLKDIPKKPIQIPTEVGDINGVKVLQHDLFTNDVLYAEIVFNMSALKQELLPLVPLFCQSLLEMGTKDLDFVQLNQLIGRKTGGISVYPFTSSVRGKEDPCSRIIVRGKAMSDRAEDLFNLVNCVMQDVELTDQKRFKQFVSQSKARMENRLRGSGHGIAAARMDGKLNVAGWISEQMGGVSYLEFLRALESKVDDDWPGIASSLEEIRRTLFTKNDCLVNLTADGQNLKNTEKYVGKFLDMLPSSSPVGSMAWNARLPPTNEAIVIPTQVNYVGKAANLFETGYQLKGSAYVISKYISNTWLWDRVRVSGGAYGGFCDFDTHSGVFSFLSYRDPNLLKTLDIYDGTSNFLRGLEMDDDALTKAIIGTIGDVDSYQLPDAKGYSSLMRYLLGVTEEERQIRREEILSMRLNDFKEFADVIEAVKDKGVSVAVASSDDVDAAHKTCPDFFQVKKAL; encoded by the exons ATGGAGCGAGCGGTGCTCCTCCGTTCATTCTCCTCTTCATCCCCCGCCTCCTCCGTGCTCGCCTCAACCAGATTCTTCTCCCGCTCCGCTCACCGCCTTGCGCGCCTCCCTAGACGACACCGTCTGCTCCCCGCCGCCCACCGCGGCTCCCTCCTCGGGCGGCACATCGGTCTCATCTCACCGGCCTGCCGTCCTTCTATTCACCTGAAAGGACAGTTCTGCCCCCTCTCTGTACGCGCCGTTGCTACCTCGTCCGCCCAGCCTTCGTCTG ATACTTTGGGAGCGGACGATGAAGTGGCGgagaagctcggctttgagaaAGTAACGGAGGAATTTATTGATGAGTGTAAGTCTAGAGCTGTGCTGTATAAGCACAAGAAGACTGGCGCTGAGATCATGTCTGTTTCCAACGACGACGAGAACAAAGTATTCGGCATTGTTTTCCGCACTCCTCC AAAGGATTCGACGGGAATTCCTCACATTCTAGAGCACAGTGTGCTATGTGGTTCGAGAAAGTATCCTTTGAAAGAGCCTTTTGTTGAGTTGTTGAAAGGGAGCTTGCATACATTTCTGAATGCTTTCACATATCCTGATAGGACTTGCTACCCTGTTGCTTCCACAAATACAAAG GATTTTTATAACTTAGTAGATGTGTACCTAGATGCAGTCTTTTTCCCCAAATGTGTTGAAGATGTTAAAACATTTCAACAAGAAGGTTGGCATTATGAACTGAATGACCCTTCAGAGGACATCACTTATAAAG GTGTTGTTTTCAATGAGATGAAAGGTGTCTATTCTCAGCCAGATAGCATACTAGGCCGAGCTTCCCAACAG GCCCTTTTTCCTGATAATACATATGGTGTTGATAGTGGCGGTGATCCACAAGTTATTCCTAATTTAACTTTTGAGGAATTCAAG GAGTTCCACCGTAAATACTATCATCCTAGCAATGCGAGGATATGGTTTTATGGAGATGATGATGCAAATGAAAGGCTATGCATTTTAAGCGGTATGCATATATCCTTCTGTGTGATTATTGGTGTATTTCTATTTAATCGTTTATGGAAACCTTGCGTAAAACTTATTGCGCCTCGTCTTTTTCCCCATACTTTTGCAGAATATCTAGACATGTTTGAAGCGAACTCAGCTCCTGAGGAATCAAAAGTGAACTATCAGAAACTGTTTGCGGAGCCGGTTAGAATTGTTGAGAAATATCCTGCTACTGATGGGGATGACATGAAAAAGAAGCACATGGTGTGCCTTAATTGGCTCCTCTCAGAAAAGCCTCTAGACTTAGAAACAGAGCTAGCCCTGGGATTTTTGGACCATTTAATGACTGGAACTCCTGCTTCTCCTTTGAGAAAAATCCTGCTAGAGAGTGGTCTAGGGGATGCAATTGTTGGTGGTGGTATTGAAGATGAGCTTCTTCAGCCTCAGTTTAGTCTTGGGCTGAAAGGTGTATCAGAAGATGACATTCATAAAGTAGAAGAATTAATCTTGAATACACTAAGAAAGCTGGCAGATGAAGGCTTCCCTTCTGAAGCTGTGGAAGCATCAATGAATACAATTGAGTTCTCTCTAAGAGAAAACAATACTGGATCATTTCCTCGTGGCCTAGCGCTCATGCTTCGCTCCATG GGGAAGTGGATTTATGACATGGATCCGTTTGTGCCATTAAAGTATCAAGAACCTTTACAGGCATTGAAAGTTAGAATAGCCGAGGAAGGCTCAAAAGCAATATTTGCTCCCTTAATAGAAAAATTCATTTTGAATAACCCACATCGTGTAACTATTGAAATGCAG CCTGATCCAGAGATGGCTTCGCGTGATGAAGCAGCTGAAAAAGAAAATCTGGAAAAGGTGAAAGCTAGAATGACCGAAGAGGATCTTGCTGAACTAGCTCGTGCGACTCACGAACTTAAGTTGAAACAGGAGACTCCAGATCCACCAGAAGCTCTGAAATGTGTACCGAGCCTCTCTTTAAAAGATATTCCTAAAAAGCCTATACAAATTCCTACCGAG GTGGGCGATATCAATGGGGTAAAGGTGTTGCAGCATGACCTTTTCACAAATGATGTTCTATATGCTGAAATTGTATTCAATATGAGTGCATTGAAGCAAGAGCTTCTTCCATTGGTACCATTATTCTG CCAATCTTTGCTGGAAATGGGTACCAAAGACTTGgacttcgtacagctgaaccaGTTAATTGGAAGAAAAACTGGTGGGATATCTGTATATCCTTTCACGTCATCAGTCCGAGGGAAAGAGGACCCATGCAGCCGTATAATTGTCCGAGGCAAAGCCATGTCTGATCGTGCTGAAGATTTGTTTAATTTG GTCAACTGTGTTATGCAAGATGTTGAATTAACAGACCAAAAGCGTTTTAAGCAGTTTGTTTCCCAAAGCAAAGCAAGAATGGAG AACCGATTAAGAGGCAGTGGACATGGCATTGCAGCTGCAAGAATGGATGGAAAGCTCAATGTTGCTGGTTGGATCTCTGAGCAAATGGGTGGTGTCAG TTACCTGGAATTTTTACGAGCTCTTGAAAGTAAAGTTGATGACGACTGGCCTGGAATAGCTTCTTCTCTTGAGGAGATACGAAGAACGCTGTTTACGAAAAATGACTGCCTAGTAAATCTTACAGCTGATGGACAAAATCTTAAGAACACAGAGAAGTATGTTGGTAAATTTCTTGATATGCTTCCTAGCAGCTCTCCAGTTGGGTCAATGGCTTGGAATGCTAGACTCCCTCCCACAAATGAAGCTATTGTGATACCGACTCAG GTAAACTATGTAGGAAAAGCAGCAAACCTTTTTGAGACTGGCTATCAACTTAAAGGTAGTGCATATGTCATCTCAaaatacataagcaatacaTGGCTGTGGGACCGTGTGCGAGTCAGTGGTGGAGCTTATGGAGGGTTTTGTGATTTTGACACTCACTCAG GTGTCTTCTCATTCTTATCATATAGAGATCCCAATTTATTGAAGACACTTGATATCTATGATGGAACAAGCAACTTTCTCAGAGGACTTGAAATGGATGATGATGCTCTCACTAAGGCAATTATTGGGACTATTGGGGATGTTGATTCCTATCAGCTACCTGATGCCAAGGGATATAGTAG TTTGATGAGGTACTTGTTAGGAGTCACCGAGGAAGAGAGGCAGATTAGAAGAGAAGAAATTTTGTCAATGAG GTTGAATGACTTCAAAGAGTTTGCTGATGTTATCGAGGCAGTTAAGGACAAAGGTGTCTCGGTTGCTGTTGCATCCtctgatgatgttgatgctgctCACAAGACATGCCCCGACTTCTTCCAAGTGAAGAAAGCTCTCTAA
- the LOC121755577 gene encoding presequence protease 1, chloroplastic/mitochondrial-like isoform X2 produces MERAVLLRSFSSSSPASSVLASTRFFSRSAHRLARLPRRHRLLPAAHRGSLLGRHIGLISPACRPSIHLKGQFCPLSVRAVATSSAQPSSDTLGADDEVAEKLGFEKVTEEFIDECKSRAVLYKHKKTGAEIMSVSNDDENKVFGIVFRTPPKDSTGIPHILEHSVLCGSRKYPLKEPFVELLKGSLHTFLNAFTYPDRTCYPVASTNTKDFYNLVDVYLDAVFFPKCVEDVKTFQQEGWHYELNDPSEDITYKGVVFNEMKGVYSQPDSILGRASQQALFPDNTYGVDSGGDPQVIPNLTFEEFKEFHRKYYHPSNARIWFYGDDDANERLCILSEYLDMFEANSAPEESKVNYQKLFAEPVRIVEKYPATDGDDMKKKHMVCLNWLLSEKPLDLETELALGFLDHLMTGTPASPLRKILLESGLGDAIVGGGIEDELLQPQFSLGLKGVSEDDIHKVEELILNTLRKLADEGFPSEAVEASMNTIEFSLRENNTGSFPRGLALMLRSMGKWIYDMDPFVPLKYQEPLQALKVRIAEEGSKAIFAPLIEKFILNNPHRVTIEMQPDPEMASRDEAAEKENLEKVKARMTEEDLAELARATHELKLKQETPDPPEALKCVPSLSLKDIPKKPIQIPTEVGDINGVKVLQHDLFTNDVLYAEIVFNMSALKQELLPLVPLFCQSLLEMGTKDLDFVQLNQLIGRKTGGISVYPFTSSVRGKEDPCSRIIVRGKAMSDRAEDLFNLVNCVMQDVELTDQKRFKQFVSQSKARMENRLRGSGHGIAAARMDGKLNVAGWISEQMGGVSYLEFLRALESKVDDDWPGIASSLEEIRRTLFTKNDCLVNLTADGQNLKNTEKYVGKFLDMLPSSSPVGSMAWNARLPPTNEAIVIPTQVNYVGKAANLFETGYQLKGSAYVISKYISNTWLWDRVRVSGGAYGGFCDFDTHSGVFSFLSYRDPNLLKTLDIYDGTSNFLRGLEMDDDALTKAIIGTIGDVDSYQLPDAKGYSSLMRYLLGVTEEERQIRREEILSMRLNDFKEFADVIEAVKDKGVSVAVASSDDVDAAHKTCPDFFQVKKAL; encoded by the exons ATGGAGCGAGCGGTGCTCCTCCGTTCATTCTCCTCTTCATCCCCCGCCTCCTCCGTGCTCGCCTCAACCAGATTCTTCTCCCGCTCCGCTCACCGCCTTGCGCGCCTCCCTAGACGACACCGTCTGCTCCCCGCCGCCCACCGCGGCTCCCTCCTCGGGCGGCACATCGGTCTCATCTCACCGGCCTGCCGTCCTTCTATTCACCTGAAAGGACAGTTCTGCCCCCTCTCTGTACGCGCCGTTGCTACCTCGTCCGCCCAGCCTTCGTCTG ATACTTTGGGAGCGGACGATGAAGTGGCGgagaagctcggctttgagaaAGTAACGGAGGAATTTATTGATGAGTGTAAGTCTAGAGCTGTGCTGTATAAGCACAAGAAGACTGGCGCTGAGATCATGTCTGTTTCCAACGACGACGAGAACAAAGTATTCGGCATTGTTTTCCGCACTCCTCC AAAGGATTCGACGGGAATTCCTCACATTCTAGAGCACAGTGTGCTATGTGGTTCGAGAAAGTATCCTTTGAAAGAGCCTTTTGTTGAGTTGTTGAAAGGGAGCTTGCATACATTTCTGAATGCTTTCACATATCCTGATAGGACTTGCTACCCTGTTGCTTCCACAAATACAAAG GATTTTTATAACTTAGTAGATGTGTACCTAGATGCAGTCTTTTTCCCCAAATGTGTTGAAGATGTTAAAACATTTCAACAAGAAGGTTGGCATTATGAACTGAATGACCCTTCAGAGGACATCACTTATAAAG GTGTTGTTTTCAATGAGATGAAAGGTGTCTATTCTCAGCCAGATAGCATACTAGGCCGAGCTTCCCAACAG GCCCTTTTTCCTGATAATACATATGGTGTTGATAGTGGCGGTGATCCACAAGTTATTCCTAATTTAACTTTTGAGGAATTCAAG GAGTTCCACCGTAAATACTATCATCCTAGCAATGCGAGGATATGGTTTTATGGAGATGATGATGCAAATGAAAGGCTATGCATTTTAAGCG AATATCTAGACATGTTTGAAGCGAACTCAGCTCCTGAGGAATCAAAAGTGAACTATCAGAAACTGTTTGCGGAGCCGGTTAGAATTGTTGAGAAATATCCTGCTACTGATGGGGATGACATGAAAAAGAAGCACATGGTGTGCCTTAATTGGCTCCTCTCAGAAAAGCCTCTAGACTTAGAAACAGAGCTAGCCCTGGGATTTTTGGACCATTTAATGACTGGAACTCCTGCTTCTCCTTTGAGAAAAATCCTGCTAGAGAGTGGTCTAGGGGATGCAATTGTTGGTGGTGGTATTGAAGATGAGCTTCTTCAGCCTCAGTTTAGTCTTGGGCTGAAAGGTGTATCAGAAGATGACATTCATAAAGTAGAAGAATTAATCTTGAATACACTAAGAAAGCTGGCAGATGAAGGCTTCCCTTCTGAAGCTGTGGAAGCATCAATGAATACAATTGAGTTCTCTCTAAGAGAAAACAATACTGGATCATTTCCTCGTGGCCTAGCGCTCATGCTTCGCTCCATG GGGAAGTGGATTTATGACATGGATCCGTTTGTGCCATTAAAGTATCAAGAACCTTTACAGGCATTGAAAGTTAGAATAGCCGAGGAAGGCTCAAAAGCAATATTTGCTCCCTTAATAGAAAAATTCATTTTGAATAACCCACATCGTGTAACTATTGAAATGCAG CCTGATCCAGAGATGGCTTCGCGTGATGAAGCAGCTGAAAAAGAAAATCTGGAAAAGGTGAAAGCTAGAATGACCGAAGAGGATCTTGCTGAACTAGCTCGTGCGACTCACGAACTTAAGTTGAAACAGGAGACTCCAGATCCACCAGAAGCTCTGAAATGTGTACCGAGCCTCTCTTTAAAAGATATTCCTAAAAAGCCTATACAAATTCCTACCGAG GTGGGCGATATCAATGGGGTAAAGGTGTTGCAGCATGACCTTTTCACAAATGATGTTCTATATGCTGAAATTGTATTCAATATGAGTGCATTGAAGCAAGAGCTTCTTCCATTGGTACCATTATTCTG CCAATCTTTGCTGGAAATGGGTACCAAAGACTTGgacttcgtacagctgaaccaGTTAATTGGAAGAAAAACTGGTGGGATATCTGTATATCCTTTCACGTCATCAGTCCGAGGGAAAGAGGACCCATGCAGCCGTATAATTGTCCGAGGCAAAGCCATGTCTGATCGTGCTGAAGATTTGTTTAATTTG GTCAACTGTGTTATGCAAGATGTTGAATTAACAGACCAAAAGCGTTTTAAGCAGTTTGTTTCCCAAAGCAAAGCAAGAATGGAG AACCGATTAAGAGGCAGTGGACATGGCATTGCAGCTGCAAGAATGGATGGAAAGCTCAATGTTGCTGGTTGGATCTCTGAGCAAATGGGTGGTGTCAG TTACCTGGAATTTTTACGAGCTCTTGAAAGTAAAGTTGATGACGACTGGCCTGGAATAGCTTCTTCTCTTGAGGAGATACGAAGAACGCTGTTTACGAAAAATGACTGCCTAGTAAATCTTACAGCTGATGGACAAAATCTTAAGAACACAGAGAAGTATGTTGGTAAATTTCTTGATATGCTTCCTAGCAGCTCTCCAGTTGGGTCAATGGCTTGGAATGCTAGACTCCCTCCCACAAATGAAGCTATTGTGATACCGACTCAG GTAAACTATGTAGGAAAAGCAGCAAACCTTTTTGAGACTGGCTATCAACTTAAAGGTAGTGCATATGTCATCTCAaaatacataagcaatacaTGGCTGTGGGACCGTGTGCGAGTCAGTGGTGGAGCTTATGGAGGGTTTTGTGATTTTGACACTCACTCAG GTGTCTTCTCATTCTTATCATATAGAGATCCCAATTTATTGAAGACACTTGATATCTATGATGGAACAAGCAACTTTCTCAGAGGACTTGAAATGGATGATGATGCTCTCACTAAGGCAATTATTGGGACTATTGGGGATGTTGATTCCTATCAGCTACCTGATGCCAAGGGATATAGTAG TTTGATGAGGTACTTGTTAGGAGTCACCGAGGAAGAGAGGCAGATTAGAAGAGAAGAAATTTTGTCAATGAG GTTGAATGACTTCAAAGAGTTTGCTGATGTTATCGAGGCAGTTAAGGACAAAGGTGTCTCGGTTGCTGTTGCATCCtctgatgatgttgatgctgctCACAAGACATGCCCCGACTTCTTCCAAGTGAAGAAAGCTCTCTAA